A genomic window from Deinococcota bacterium includes:
- a CDS encoding DinB family protein: MNGLMTSDALLEHWQGHRRLTRRTLEAFPEAELFSYLPAPPLRSFAEMMREALEIEPVLRGVATGEWRWETRYEHVKTKEAYLAAWDESNETLLRYWQDVSTKKLLELEADHFFGGPPKTNLARVLYLIDNEIHHRAQGYVYLRLLGRTPPAFYER, from the coding sequence GTGAACGGGCTGATGACCTCAGACGCCTTGCTCGAGCACTGGCAGGGCCACCGGCGGCTGACCCGCCGCACCCTCGAGGCCTTTCCCGAAGCCGAACTCTTTAGCTACCTTCCCGCCCCGCCCTTGCGCTCCTTTGCCGAAATGATGCGCGAGGCGCTTGAAATCGAGCCGGTCTTACGCGGCGTGGCGACGGGTGAGTGGCGCTGGGAGACGCGCTACGAGCATGTCAAAACTAAAGAAGCTTATCTCGCTGCCTGGGACGAGTCGAATGAAACCCTTTTGCGATACTGGCAAGACGTGAGCACAAAAAAGCTCCTCGAGCTTGAAGCCGATCATTTCTTCGGCGGGCCGCCGAAGACAAACCTGGCGCGCGTGCTCTATCTCATCGACAACGAAATCCACCACCGGGCCCAAGGATACGTCTATTTGCGCCTGCTCGGCAGGACGCCACCCGCCTTTTACGAGCGATAA
- a CDS encoding DinB family protein, with protein sequence MSELLTPDALLEHWEGHRRLTLRVLEAFPEEELFGYSPAAPMRPFGGMVAEIINVEKVLVNALLTGEWRFENAQEFTSKGDLLEACAQVRGETRARWPELKPARLLEIGPVPLPKPLSPLEDFLYMIDNEIHHRAQGYVYLRLLGIEPPAFFER encoded by the coding sequence ATGAGTGAACTTTTGACCCCAGACGCCCTGCTCGAGCACTGGGAGGGCCACCGGCGGCTCACCTTGCGCGTGCTCGAGGCTTTTCCGGAGGAGGAGCTGTTCGGCTATAGCCCTGCTGCGCCCATGCGTCCCTTCGGGGGCATGGTCGCTGAAATCATCAACGTCGAAAAGGTCTTGGTGAACGCCCTGCTGACGGGGGAATGGCGCTTTGAGAACGCTCAGGAGTTTACGAGCAAAGGCGACTTGCTCGAAGCCTGCGCTCAGGTGCGCGGGGAGACGAGGGCGCGCTGGCCGGAGCTGAAACCAGCGCGCCTGCTCGAGATAGGGCCCGTTCCCTTGCCAAAACCCCTCTCCCCCCTCGAAGACTTCCTCTACATGATCGACAACGAGATCCACCACCGCGCCCAGGGCTACGTCTACTTGCGTCTCTTGGGCATAGAGCCGCCCGCCTTCTTCGAGCGGTAA
- a CDS encoding DUF1801 domain-containing protein, producing MREVKPDAAEHVHAGWKAIIFEGGVYIAPLKGGANVGFYKGVHLPDPENLLEGTGKELRHVKIRKESDVKPEPLKRLIREAFAYKAPA from the coding sequence GTGCGCGAGGTCAAGCCAGACGCCGCCGAGCACGTTCACGCGGGTTGGAAGGCCATCATCTTCGAGGGCGGCGTCTATATCGCACCTCTCAAGGGAGGCGCCAATGTGGGCTTTTACAAGGGCGTCCATTTACCCGATCCCGAGAACTTGCTCGAGGGAACCGGCAAAGAGCTTCGGCACGTGAAGATCCGCAAAGAGAGCGATGTCAAGCCTGAGCCGCTCAAGAGGCTAATTCGTGAAGCGTTTGCCTATAAGGCACCGGCTTAG
- the lexA gene encoding transcriptional repressor LexA, translated as MKRLTDRQFDILKVIGGLEDELGRAPTVTELATRLGISRQNSREHVWALRGLGYLTFRAQSRQSLSPALTERARALLGGPGFAVLGSIAAGEPIHAAENLEGYTNRLTDLLPLQEQDFLLKVDGDSMTGAGYFPGDYVVVRPSEEVMDGEIVVAFLPDEESATLKRLYKQDGTVLLIAENPAYAPIRLPTQQVKVQGVVVGHVGFRRGRRPLRDMLLE; from the coding sequence ATGAAAAGGCTCACCGACCGACAATTCGACATTCTCAAGGTCATCGGCGGGCTCGAGGACGAGCTGGGCCGCGCGCCGACCGTCACGGAACTGGCAACGCGCTTGGGCATCAGCCGCCAGAACAGCCGCGAGCACGTCTGGGCCTTGCGCGGGCTCGGCTACCTCACCTTCAGGGCGCAGAGCCGGCAGAGCCTCAGCCCCGCCCTGACCGAGAGGGCGCGCGCGCTCCTGGGCGGGCCCGGCTTCGCCGTCTTGGGCAGCATCGCCGCGGGCGAGCCCATCCACGCCGCCGAGAACCTCGAGGGCTACACCAACCGCCTGACCGACCTCCTGCCCCTGCAAGAGCAGGACTTCCTGCTCAAGGTAGACGGCGACTCGATGACCGGCGCGGGCTACTTTCCCGGCGACTACGTGGTGGTCAGACCCAGCGAAGAGGTCATGGACGGCGAGATCGTGGTGGCCTTTTTGCCCGACGAGGAGAGCGCTACCTTAAAGCGCCTGTACAAGCAGGACGGCACGGTTCTGCTCATCGCCGAAAACCCCGCCTACGCGCCCATCCGTCTGCCCACCCAGCAGGTCAAGGTGCAGGGCGTGGTGGTCGGCCACGTCGGCTTCCGGCGCGGCCGCCGCCCGCTCCGCGACATGCTGCTCGAGTAA
- a CDS encoding HAD family hydrolase, with product MKTAILFDFDGTLVTYRGNFPTLMFAVADGLEIPAEDREAFADELVQGLLRDGAVTLHSAALSALQILGYRAPAAMDEVIERTLLAYSHDIRVRPGARELLARAAREMPLALVTNGPSDMQRRALEASGLAGYFESVLISGDDDVASRKPHPLIFGLACERLGVLPRHTLMVGDNREADISGALASGLQAIEVGPDADLLALYGVIKDYLEAG from the coding sequence ATGAAAACCGCCATTCTCTTCGACTTCGATGGCACCCTCGTCACCTACAGGGGCAACTTTCCCACGCTCATGTTTGCCGTGGCCGACGGTCTCGAGATTCCCGCCGAAGACCGCGAAGCCTTTGCCGACGAGCTCGTGCAGGGGCTCCTGCGCGACGGCGCGGTGACCCTCCACTCGGCGGCGCTGAGCGCCTTGCAGATCTTGGGCTACCGTGCGCCCGCTGCTATGGACGAGGTGATAGAGAGGACGCTTCTGGCCTATAGCCACGACATCAGGGTGCGGCCGGGGGCGCGCGAACTCTTGGCGCGGGCGGCGCGGGAGATGCCGCTGGCGCTAGTCACCAACGGGCCGAGCGACATGCAGCGGCGGGCGCTCGAAGCCTCGGGTCTGGCCGGCTACTTCGAGAGCGTACTCATCTCGGGCGACGACGACGTGGCCTCGCGCAAACCCCACCCCCTCATCTTCGGGCTCGCCTGCGAGCGCCTGGGCGTCCTGCCCCGGCACACGCTGATGGTCGGCGACAACCGCGAGGCGGACATTAGCGGCGCCCTGGCGTCCGGCCTGCAGGCGATCGAGGTGGGGCCGGACGCGGACCTGCTCGCGCTCTACGGCGTGATCAAAGACTACCTCGAGGCCGGCTAG
- a CDS encoding VOC family protein: MKQYKPQGYSSVSAYVVADGAQGVIDFLGATFGAKQTRRFDMPDGTIMHAEVQIDDTVVMIADGGGEHPAFPVWLHVYVPDVDASYRRALEAGGLSVEEPSQRDGDPDRRAGVKDPAGNTWWIATQVMEATDE, from the coding sequence ATGAAGCAATACAAGCCACAAGGGTACTCGAGCGTCTCGGCTTATGTGGTAGCGGACGGAGCGCAGGGCGTCATCGATTTTCTGGGCGCGACGTTCGGCGCCAAGCAGACGCGCCGCTTTGATATGCCCGACGGCACCATCATGCACGCCGAGGTCCAGATCGACGACACGGTCGTGATGATCGCTGACGGCGGAGGCGAACATCCGGCCTTTCCGGTCTGGCTCCACGTTTACGTGCCCGACGTGGACGCCTCGTACCGGCGCGCTCTCGAGGCGGGTGGCCTCTCCGTCGAAGAGCCGAGTCAAAGGGATGGTGACCCTGACCGTCGCGCGGGAGTAAAAGACCCAGCGGGCAACACCTGGTGGATCGCCACGCAGGTCATGGAGGCAACGGATGAGTGA
- a CDS encoding damage-inducible protein DinB: GLADLYEPDADDFVAETDPARIREVMAQTHQTALEAADVAEGTGELPHSSVEASLIHMMVHDAHPRGQLLLALKTAGHALPDEDLMWGPWRGEGDRA; encoded by the coding sequence GGCCTAGCCGACCTGTACGAGCCGGACGCCGACGATTTTGTTGCTGAGACCGACCCCGCGCGCATCCGCGAGGTGATGGCGCAGACGCATCAAACGGCGCTCGAGGCCGCCGACGTTGCCGAGGGCACGGGTGAGTTGCCGCACTCGAGCGTGGAAGCCTCCCTCATCCACATGATGGTCCACGACGCCCACCCCCGCGGCCAGCTCCTGCTGGCGCTCAAGACGGCGGGCCATGCCCTGCCCGACGAAGACCTCATGTGGGGACCGTGGCGGGGCGAGGGAGACAGGGCGTGA